The sequence aatcccttttcctttttattttcttcctcgGGCCAGATCTTCTACCTCACGCGGACCAGCCAGCCTGCTCGGCCTCCTTTCCCCTTCCCCCGCGCGCGCAGGTCACCACAGCCTCATGCGGCCCAGCTCCCACGTTCACAGCCCGCTCTCACGCGCGTCGGCCTACCGCCTGCGCTCGCCCATGCGCGATCTGCGTCGTACGCGTGTCATGCATCCGCCGCTCGCCtgcgccttcttcttcctccctccagCGCGATGCCACGCTGCACTATCCCGCGCCATCGCGACGGCCGCTTCTCCAAGAAAAATCGCCACGACACCCCATCGTGATCTCCGCTCTCTCTTCCCTCTCGCTTTCTCTCTGCGGCCCATGCTTGTGCACCCATATCCTATCACCGCGCGACTTTCGTGCCCCGCCCATGCGTGGACGGCACAGAGCTCCCACGCCGTAGGAAATGGGGTGGGCGCCACTCCGCCACCTCGTTGTTGCACCGCATGCTGATGCCCGCCGAAATCACGCTCGCGCACCACCTTTCTACAGCTCCCTCCCTCGCTATAAATAGCTCAACCTCGGCCTCTCCTTTTCCCCCTTTTCcccattccaccaccaccgctgCCATTGTATGCCATTGCAGCTCACAGCTATGGATCCACCGACCACATGCTGCCAAGGAGCCTTAGGCCCTTGCCGCCATCCCTGTGCCATCTCCATTAGCCGAAAGCCCAACGAGAGCCCGCCTGAGCTAGTAGCCGAGCAGCACCGTCACCACCTCTACAACGAGTCACCGGTCGTCGCCCCGCCCATCACCGTTCTTACACTCGGTGAAACTCCCAGTCCCTTCGTGCATCTGCCTAGGTAGCGTGTAGCTGCCCGAGCTCTCCCTCTTAGCACGTAGCCGTGAACCGCCGTGCTCTTATGTCTGCCGCCGGGCAATCGCTCATCACCGGCGTGCGTATGCGTTGTGTGTGAGGCCAGCCTTCGTGCCGTGATGTCCAGGGTGCCCTTGGTCCCTTTTCTTTGTAGGGAGGAAGCTCGTTGTAGTGGGAAGGTGCTGCCCGAGCATtctctgccgccgccgccctcttcGGCCGCCGTCTGGTGCTTCTCCagccaccaccggccgttgatGAGCCCCTAGACGTGTTCCCCATAGTGCATAGGTCGCTGGCGTAGACTTCCCGTCAAAGAACTCTGGCGGGGACACGTCTTCGGCGAGCTTCCCAATGCACGCCACCGTGGATTCCTCGCCGTTGTCCGTCTTCCCCTCCCTTTCGCCACTCAGCTGTGTCGCACTCCCGCGCGCTACTCGGCTTGGCCGAGTAGGCTGGCTCGGCCCAGTCGCCCAAAGGCCGTGCCCCAGTGGGCCGGCCCAGCTTCTTATCCCATTAAAGCTGGCCAGCCCAACTCGAATGAGCCAGTACTGTACAATCCAAGCCTGGCCTGACCCATTTAGGCCCAAACCCAGCCCAATCCGAGCCTATTTCGGCCCAACCAGTTACTATTCATATAGGTCCCATAGAGTCACTATTCATGTGGACCCAAGCTACTtttcagtgggccccacctgtgggtcccacctatgaacaataccattttgtaattttccaatttaatttctgattaaatcttccgggagcgataacttctccattctggctccaattttgacgattctttcgctgaaattcatctaaaatcaagatctactcatctgtcatattgtgatatctattagggatcatttggctttccatttggtgttatttaatTCTGCTCTAGTATAACTATTATTGATCGTGGTCGCAATTGCAAAGCAACTAGAGTTCTACGAGTGTTATGCAGGAAGTGTCAGGAGCAAGGAGGATCCCTACTGCAACCAAGAACTCAAAGAGAACTTTGGAGAAggaaagtcctatctccttgatcatattgaacctattttttaaaataatctacatgatcaacttaaaattggacttatatcgtatgtgctatgtattgcgcttttacaaactgcttgtaatagttaatcctattaaatacttgccatgccataaatgttattgtccaaaacacatatcaccctagtattacctgttgttatctatattaatgacaaacgacgtcttgatatctagcatgcttatgattgaatacatctccttgTGGACGTGGCTTTGAAAACACCTCTcatcggagataagatttactgttatcaacgATAACTCATGCACCATGAATCCTTAATGGTTGTGAAAtctttgatgtcatgtgggatatgttgggagatgtgtaaaaataggtgaaaactattttggcgggggcatgtagagtagtactctggtGGAGGATGCTCTTGAGGGCTTGGGTCACCTATGTGGTGTTCATGGTTAGAAGATATCTACCTTggtcgcttaaggaccgagtcttgcgttgtcatgcttagccacccccatGCAACCATACGTCTTGAATgtgcaggacttgacttttttcttcaccggactgagttgggcatcataatAGGAGGCTGAGAtaagcgagcagtcaagtgactatgtgGCCCTCTATTTGAACATGTAGAGACTGGCAATTGCTTAAAAAGGGAACCTAGCGTTCAATACAAGACCACTAGTACttaggggtaaatctcgtagaaaagcacAACAAGAAAGGTGTTTGAAGGGTCTCGATATGATTCGCTCAGCCGCTTGCAACAGatagaggctgagcatatcgtgtgggtacaatgtacaacctttgcagagtataAACCTATTCGGATAGACGTGTCCGCGATCATGAACATACGAAGGTATGGTcacacttgaatagactccgtgtgcgtgtgtcttgatgagtgagtgtgtggactagatgtttgTGTGATGGTTTCCTGGCTAAATCCGCCAGAGGCGTgaggtactagaggtacaccagatgtgatcaTAGGGACTGTGGAGTGAGATGTAGCCTCCCCCAGGACCCAAACCCCCGATATAGCTCGTTGcctggttttgaactacttaaacTGTTTTGAAGCtaatcatagatgatacaattgaatatctgcataaactgcttcATACTTAAAACTAAATCGTAAAGTCTCACCCTTGAATTACACCTTTACGCATCTATcgacaccttgaagtagtatagagcttgctgagtaccttttgtactcactcttgctatcattcagatgagaaagctgatgctgacttcgccggaggtgaaggcagggatgaagagtagtcttagaagtcatgTTCGCACCCTAAGtttcttgtggcttgggcttttgctttttgctgtgttttgttggtctctcgaccaggtttgtaatatacggTATGGTTcgtaaaccttttgtactctgaactATAATACTATGTACGAAATTTGACTATGATCCTactactgttatactgtgcgtatcagctacttaatccagggactgatacaggattGGGGTCTTACaagagtggtatcagagtcaccGTCGTTACCGCCACCACCGCGACGGTTCTTTCCCTTGTTCTTCTTGTCGTTGTTGCCGCCGGAGGAGGCGATGTTGGTGGTCTTGGTGCCAGTGCTGTAGCCAGTCGAATGGCCGGAGGAGTTGTTACTGGCTTGCTTGGTACTAGTGGTGACCACTAGGGCTGTACAAGAGCCAGGCTCTGTGATTTTGAGGTCGGCCTTCTCGAGAAAGAGGAGTGAGTGAGTGTCGAGGAACTCTGGGAACGATGCCTTGGTCTTGATGACGGTGGCGATGTTGTAGAACGGCTCAGATAGGCCACGCAACATGGTGAGGACGAGAGTGTCCTCAAACACCGGTTGCCTGAGGTCGGCGAGGGCATCGTCAAATGACTTTAGATGCTGGGAGTAGGTGAGAATGGTCTGATCGCTCTGAACGAAGTTGTGAAACTCAGCTTCGAGGGAGTGGGCACGTGCTATCTTGTTGTCGCGGAACAGTTCCTCCAGACTAGTCAAGACAGCATGCGCAAAAGCGCTAGGCATGAGGACGATGGTAAGGATCTCCTCAGCGGTGGACACGTagaggagggagaggacggCGTAGTCCATGGCCTCCTAGTTGGAGATGGCGTCATTGGTCTCTGTCTTTGCATCCAGCTTGGGGGTGGTGTCATCGACGTTGCCCTTTGTGCCGAATTTGCCGACGAACACGTGGAACAACTCTTGCCAGTGGGTGTAGTTCGATGGGTGAAACTTGAGAGAGAAGGGAATGTGTGTATGCACATTGATGGTGGAGAGTATGGAGGTAGTGGAGTTAGTGGCCATGGTTGTAGCAGCATGCGTACCAAGAGGCGCGAGGGTGAGGGTGAAGGATTGCAGGGGTGCGCACCCCAGGACGACGACAGCCCTGGTCAAGAGGGAGGTAGGGGGTCGGATTAGGCTAATGCCATAAAAAACTAGAAGTAGAAGAATAATTGCAAACTAATCCGATCCCCCTCTCTCGGGCAAGGCTTCCCGCAATGGGCATCCCTCCACCACCTCTAATTTTCATTCTCCTTACTCCTTCACCATCTCTAATTTTTAACGGAGTTTAGCCAGTAAGGTTGGAGCCCACCACCGCCTTTAAGATCCACCCCTGACTGTTTGAGATGACAAGATTCCTTCCTTCGTCCTGGCACATCAAGTTCGATTTCCAACTGCACCACGAGACACGGCACATGATGATGTACTGGCCTCTCGTCCCTCTCCTTTAGGGCACCAAGCATGAATACTGTGACGCAGATATTGTCTTCCATGCCGGTTTCAGGTGATGCCACTCTTCTTGCTTTCCACCCGCCACCTACCTGCAGGTCCCTTCTCCTGCTGGCAGCATTTTACTGACATTGGCAGATGAAACTGAAAGAAAGCTTGCCATCTGATGGAGAATTGGCGGTCAGGATCAACAGGGGTCATTATCTAAAAAAGGGATCAACAAGgatcattatctaaaaaaagggATCAACAAGGGTAGAAAAACATGGACCATATTGTCCTTTTCATTTGACGGCTTAATCAAAATTTGACTCTGAATCTTTGAGCCGTTCCTTGATGCTCATTGGACAGGTTATTATGTACAGCGTTGGTACATTGTATATGGATCTTCATGCAAGATGTGTTTGAATAATCTTCTGACCTCATTACGTCCTGAAGACAGAGAATTGTTTACTCCACATCAGATGTCCTGCAGATCATTCAGAACCTGATTATACCCTGAAGAGAAAGATTTGTTTACTGCTTCTGTTCACATCAGATGCCCTGCAGATCATTCAGATCATATATTCCATCAACATGTTCTGA is a genomic window of Phragmites australis chromosome 24, lpPhrAust1.1, whole genome shotgun sequence containing:
- the LOC133907172 gene encoding uncharacterized protein LOC133907172, whose translation is MDYAVLSLLYVSTAEEILTIVLMPSAFAHAVLTSLEELFRDNKIARAHSLEAEFHNFVQSDQTILTYSQHLKSFDDALADLRQPVFEDTLVLTMLRGLSEPFYNIATVIKTKASFPEFLDTHSLLFLEKADLKITEPGSCTALVVTTSTKQASNNSSGHSTGYSTGTKTTNIASSGGNNDKKNKGKNRRGGGV